One genomic window of Lepeophtheirus salmonis chromosome 5, UVic_Lsal_1.4, whole genome shotgun sequence includes the following:
- the Tmtc2 gene encoding protein O-mannosyl-transferase TMTC2: MYKKHSFLVIVPVFLSVIVYLNTLRAGFVYDDLKAILQNEDVHSDSPLSNVFLNDFWGVPLSHSGSHKSYRPFTTLSYRFNHLISGYSALYFHFTNVILYGLSVYLFSQLACKLTQSNELGLYAGSLFSVHPIHTEAVAGLVGRAEVLSGIFFLLSILCYLKEIRSLTLDENGNIIKASRGQVPWKTLLLTTVSMLSKENGITALGVCFLLEVVLKKRSSMQRQVFLVIGGGTLLFLRGWVMAFKPPSFSEADNPASSPSVDKLSKILTFSYLPSHNFLLLLCPNTLSFDWSMGSIPLLRHLSDPRNAVTLLFYSILIKLVFTSLHEVHQRKKCILFCSLGLMILPFTPASNIFFYVGFVVAERILFIPSMGYCLFLAYSIREGPDRIFSERKASSNRKLSHFIVAFIIVLGVFKTLHRNEDWIDEESLYKSGVSINPPKAFGNLANVLSRKGRNSEAEHAFKMALKHRPNMADVHYNLGVLYQNTQRFNEAIPCYENAIHYRPKLAQAYLNLGIIHSETGSKESAINIWKLAININDEELKDPETNLVAKISAHQNIGKVLLEEKKLQDALKILTRGLQLSPKRYPKQGLFNLMGEVYRALNQPEEAEKMFIKSIQVKPDHIPAHLTYGKLLAKNKTRMKEAEERFLLASKLAPSESSVALHYGLFLLDTDRSLEAGYQFQRAAKLSPSDFESVFNAAVAFRQAGKYTLAEKFYRQSVSIRPEDASAHMNLGAMLHYLEKYTEAEEHYLEALSLDPHNQSTKINLQRLHNIMKQKGIQPVSKKSVI, from the exons atgtataaaaaacattcatttcttGTGATTGTACCCGTTTTTTTATCTGTGATTGTGTATTTGAACACTCTGCGAGCTGGATTTGTCTATGATGACTT aaaagcaATCCTTCAAAATGAGGATGTACATTCAGACTCTCCTCTCTCAAACGTGTTCCTAAATGACTTCTGGGGTGTTCCACTGTCACATTCCGGCTCTCATAAATCCTACAGACCATTCACAACCCTCTCCTACCGATTTAATCATCTTATCTCTGGCTATAGTGCACTTTActttcattttacaaatgtgATACTCTATGGACTCTCAGTGTATTTATTCAGTCAACTTGCGTGCAAACTAACTCAAAGCAATGAATTGGGGCTCTATGCAGGAAGCCTCTTTTCGGTGCATCCTATTCATACAGAAGCCGTTGCTGGACTTGTAGGTCGAGCAGAAGTTCtctctggaattttttttcttttgagtatCCTTTGTTATCTTAAAGAAATTCGGAGTTTGACATTGGATGAGAATGGTAATATTATCAAAGCTTCACGTGGACAAGTTCCATGGAAAACACTGCTTCTTACAACGGTATCCATGTTATCAAAGGAAAACGGAATAACAGCCTTGGGGGTTTGCTTCCTATTGGAGgtagttttgaaaaaaaggtcatcCATGCAACGGCAGGTTTTTTTAGTCATTGGAGGAGGAACTTTGTTATTCCTTCGCGGTTGGGTAATGGCCTTTAAGCCCCCGTCTTTTTCAGAAGCTGACAATCCAGCCTCAAGTCCCTCTGTtgataaactttcaaaaatcttaaCTTTTTCCTACTTACCTTCACACAACTTCCTACTTCTCTTATGTCCAAACACTTTGAGCTTTGACTGGTCTATGGGCTCAATCCCTCTTCTAAGACATTTGTCAGATCCTAGAAACGCTGTCACCCTccttttttatagtatattaatcAAACTAGTCTTCACATCTTTACACGAAGTGCATCAAAGAAAAAAGTGTATTCTCTTCTGCTCACTTGGGTTAATGATATTGCCTTTTACTCCGgcatcaaacatttttttttatgttggatTTGTTGTAGCAGagagaattttatttataccatCAATGGGCTACTGTTTATTCCTTGCATATTCCATTCGGGAGGGACCCGATCGAATCTTTTCCGAAAGAAAAGCTTCGTCGAATAGAAAGTTGAGTCACTTCATCGTTGCATTTATTATCGTCCTAGGAGTATTTAAAACTCTTCATCGAAATGAAGATTGGATTGATGAGGAGAGTCTTTACAAGTCGGGTGTTTCCATCAATCCACCGAAAG CTTTTGGAAACCTTGCAAATGTATTAAGTCGAAAAGGAAGAAATTCTGAAGCTGAGCATGCATTTAAAATGGCTTTGAAACATCGTCCAAATATGGCAGATGTTCATTACAACTT AGGGGTACTTTATCAGAATACACAAAGATTCAATGAAGCAATTCCCTGCTATGAAAATGCCATTCATTACCGACCCAAGTTAGCAC agGCATATCTAAACCTGGGAATCATACATTCTGAAACTGGCTCAAAAGAAAGTGCTATAAACATATGGAAATTAGCAATCAACATTAATGATGAGGAACTCAAAGACCCAGAGACAAACTTAGTGGCCAAAATTTCTGCTCATCAAAATATTGGAAAGGttcttcttgaagaaaaaaaactccaagATGCACTCAAAATTCTGACCAGAGGACTACAACTTTCTCCGAAACGATATCCAAAGCAGGGACTCTTTAACTTGATGGGAGAGGTCTATAGAGCATTAAATCAACCCGAAGAGgcggaaaaaatgtttattaaatctATTCAAGTTAAGCCAGATCATATTCCAGCTCATTTGACCTATGGAAAACTCCTTGCTAAAAAT AAAACACGCATGAAAGAGGCTGAAGAGAGGTTTTTACTCGCATCAAAACTGGCTCCATCAGAGTCGTCCGTTGCTCTACACTATGGACTATTTCTTCTTGATACAGATAGGTCCTTAGAGGCGGGATACCAATTTCAGAGAGCTGCAAAACTCTCTCCCTCAGACTTTGAGAGTGTTTTCAACGCCGCTGTTGCATTTCGACAAGCTGGCAAATATACTCTTGCAGAAAAATTTTATCGTCAATCTGTCAGTATTAGACCAGAG GACGCATCAGCGCATATGAACTTGGGAGCAATGCttcattatttggaaaaatacacAGAGGCTGAAGAACATTACCTTGAAGCCCTCTCTTTGGATCCTCACAACCAATCCACGAAGATTAATCTCCAAAGGCTTCATAATATCATGAAGCAAAAAGGGATTCAGCCTGTTTCTAAAAAATCTGTGATATAA